One Bacteriovorax sp. PP10 DNA window includes the following coding sequences:
- a CDS encoding SOUL family heme-binding protein, with the protein MAAENSSLTVPFSEKLKGIPGIFGIRLSGGPAYDVLTSDGEVEIRSYRPLLLASITINGSFDQARKEAFAALSSYIFGKNKDKKNLKMTTPVLQEENSDVLEMTSPVIHEPTGLGWTMSFVLPVEYNLATAPTPKDRRIHLYNQPARVLAVLRYSGVNTQEKIKKHSAELMRWLSKNHLYDPIGEIQSAEYDGPSTIPFLRKNEVLIEVNGL; encoded by the coding sequence ATGGCCGCAGAAAATTCTTCCCTCACCGTTCCCTTCTCCGAAAAATTGAAAGGCATTCCAGGAATCTTCGGTATTAGATTAAGCGGAGGTCCTGCCTACGATGTTTTGACGTCAGATGGAGAAGTAGAAATAAGAAGCTATAGACCGCTTCTGCTGGCCTCTATTACCATCAATGGTAGTTTTGATCAGGCAAGAAAAGAGGCCTTCGCAGCCCTATCCAGCTACATATTCGGAAAAAATAAAGACAAAAAAAATCTAAAAATGACCACTCCTGTTTTACAGGAAGAAAATAGCGACGTTCTCGAAATGACCTCTCCGGTAATACATGAGCCGACAGGTTTAGGATGGACGATGTCTTTTGTTCTGCCGGTTGAATACAATCTGGCAACGGCACCGACTCCCAAAGACAGACGCATTCATCTCTACAATCAGCCGGCCAGAGTTCTGGCGGTTTTAAGATACTCGGGAGTCAACACTCAGGAAAAAATAAAAAAACACTCAGCGGAGCTTATGCGATGGCTGAGTAAAAATCATTTATATGATCCGATTGGTGAAATCCAATCAGCAGAGTATGACGGGCCTTCAACGATTCCTTTTCTCAGAAAAAATGAAGTGCTCATTGAAGTTAACGGACTCTAA
- a CDS encoding PQQ-dependent sugar dehydrogenase → MKWKLTCLPIALFLSSISFAADINLPAPDEKSSVKNYSKVIGWPAGKMPVAPQGFKVSKFANNLQSPRWIYALPNGDVLIAEAKTEEKNPIKKVGAMVSGASKSGNKGDAGNRITLFRDANGDGTYELRESFLTDLKQPFGMLLLRDSFYVANSDSLWRYPYKTGETKITGQGEKILDLPADGRHWTKNIIANADGSKIYVAIGSASDHAEDGIEKEKVRARIIEINPDGSGFRVYASGLRNPVGMGWSGGKLWTAVNERDELGNDLVPDYLTEVKENGFYGWPYSYWGDHMDPRLKGAGADQAKNAIIPNVSLGAHTASLGLAFYDKNLFPVKYHNGAFIGQHGSWNRAVLSGYKVVFVPFKNGKPSGEPEDFLVGFVSNLKKSEVYGRPVGVTVLNDGSILVADDVSNTVWKVTHTNEKITKR, encoded by the coding sequence ATGAAATGGAAGTTAACCTGTTTACCTATCGCTCTATTCCTAAGTTCAATAAGTTTCGCTGCAGATATAAATCTTCCTGCACCTGATGAAAAAAGCTCCGTAAAAAATTACAGTAAAGTTATTGGATGGCCCGCGGGAAAAATGCCCGTTGCTCCTCAGGGATTTAAGGTTTCTAAGTTTGCTAACAACCTGCAAAGCCCACGCTGGATCTATGCTCTTCCCAATGGCGACGTCTTGATTGCGGAGGCCAAAACTGAAGAAAAAAACCCTATAAAAAAAGTAGGTGCGATGGTGTCAGGTGCGTCCAAGTCTGGAAACAAAGGCGATGCTGGAAATAGAATCACACTTTTTAGAGATGCTAATGGCGATGGCACTTATGAGCTTCGTGAATCCTTTCTCACAGATTTAAAGCAGCCTTTTGGAATGCTTTTATTAAGAGATTCTTTTTATGTCGCCAACTCTGATTCACTCTGGAGATACCCGTATAAAACAGGGGAAACAAAAATTACCGGGCAGGGCGAGAAAATCCTGGATCTTCCTGCAGACGGAAGACACTGGACTAAAAATATTATTGCCAATGCCGATGGCTCAAAAATTTATGTGGCGATTGGTTCCGCTTCAGATCATGCAGAAGATGGAATTGAAAAAGAAAAAGTACGCGCTCGCATTATAGAAATTAATCCGGATGGATCAGGTTTCCGCGTCTATGCCAGCGGACTTAGAAACCCTGTTGGAATGGGATGGTCAGGAGGGAAACTCTGGACGGCCGTCAATGAACGAGATGAATTAGGAAACGATCTGGTTCCAGATTATTTAACAGAAGTAAAAGAAAATGGATTTTACGGATGGCCTTACTCTTATTGGGGAGACCACATGGATCCGCGTCTTAAAGGTGCGGGAGCTGATCAAGCGAAGAATGCCATCATCCCCAATGTTTCTCTTGGAGCGCACACTGCTTCTCTAGGTCTCGCCTTCTATGACAAAAATTTATTTCCCGTTAAATATCACAACGGTGCTTTTATTGGTCAGCATGGTTCATGGAACCGCGCTGTTTTATCCGGATATAAGGTCGTCTTCGTCCCTTTTAAAAATGGAAAACCATCAGGTGAACCGGAAGATTTTTTAGTTGGTTTCGTCAGCAATCTAAAAAAGAGCGAAGTTTACGGACGCCCGGTTGGTGTCACTGTCCTTAACGATGGATCAATTCTCGTAGCAGACGATGTCAGTAATACAGTTTGGAAAGTCACTCATACAAATGAGAAAATAACAAAGAGGTAA
- a CDS encoding phospholipase D-like domain-containing protein: MKIKRALFPITKNNHIEFFEDGDHYYEKYLSCIRSATTSIHLQTYIFEIDRIGTKVRDELILAAKRGVEVCVLVDSIGSRNLTPEAEQIFRDGGVKFCRFNGIQFKWLYRWGRRLHHKILLIDYKEAIVGGINVLYACIPGSTIPQLDFAVYLKGPETVDLAHYCQHIFKKASKSETPIKKITDYISVSHGYDVGISVNDWIHGRSKITKQYARMTFEAQESITIINSYFFPRKKFMKQLTEAAARGVRVRLILPRYSDWPSYIMASEYLYEYFLKRGVEIYLWNKSVLHGKLATIDQSWSTIGSFNLNYTSYQQNLEMNVDIYSKEFTMDLNKQIDDYIADGCVKIDPEIFKERYTFRVRLSRLFFYLILAIIANFSIGLSFQEDHNKEHRFYHILRIIGSIFFFILGLLGALLPIIPGFPFFVISFLLVYKQILLNRKTADQQM; encoded by the coding sequence ATGAAAATAAAAAGAGCTCTTTTTCCCATTACTAAAAATAATCATATTGAGTTTTTTGAAGACGGCGATCATTATTACGAAAAATACCTAAGCTGTATCCGCAGTGCAACCACCAGCATTCACCTGCAAACTTATATTTTTGAAATTGATCGCATTGGGACTAAAGTCAGAGACGAACTTATTCTTGCAGCTAAACGTGGAGTCGAAGTTTGTGTACTCGTCGATAGTATTGGTTCAAGAAATTTAACTCCTGAAGCTGAACAAATTTTTCGAGATGGCGGAGTTAAGTTTTGTCGCTTTAATGGTATTCAGTTTAAATGGCTTTATCGCTGGGGCAGAAGACTTCATCACAAAATCCTCTTGATTGATTATAAAGAGGCCATCGTCGGCGGAATCAATGTTCTGTACGCCTGCATTCCCGGATCAACTATTCCCCAGCTGGATTTTGCTGTTTATTTGAAAGGCCCTGAAACAGTGGATCTTGCTCACTACTGCCAGCATATTTTTAAGAAGGCCTCTAAGAGTGAAACGCCTATTAAAAAAATTACCGACTATATTTCCGTCTCACATGGATATGATGTCGGGATCTCTGTTAATGACTGGATTCATGGCCGGTCAAAAATCACCAAACAATACGCGCGTATGACGTTTGAGGCGCAAGAATCAATCACGATTATTAATTCTTATTTTTTCCCTCGTAAGAAATTTATGAAGCAACTGACAGAAGCGGCCGCTCGTGGTGTACGGGTGAGATTAATTCTTCCACGTTACTCGGACTGGCCTAGTTATATTATGGCCTCTGAGTATTTGTATGAGTATTTTTTAAAGCGTGGTGTGGAAATTTATCTTTGGAATAAATCTGTTTTACATGGAAAGCTGGCAACGATTGACCAAAGCTGGTCGACAATAGGGTCATTTAATCTCAACTACACCAGCTACCAACAGAACCTGGAAATGAACGTCGATATTTATTCAAAAGAATTCACGATGGACTTAAATAAACAGATTGATGATTATATCGCTGATGGGTGTGTAAAAATCGATCCTGAAATTTTTAAAGAGCGCTACACTTTTAGAGTGAGACTGTCTCGCTTGTTTTTTTATTTAATCCTGGCCATCATTGCCAACTTTTCAATCGGGCTCTCATTTCAGGAAGACCACAATAAAGAGCATCGCTTTTACCATATCTTAAGAATTATCGGCTCAATTTTTTTCTTTATATTAGGTTTACTGGGGGCATTACTGCCTATTATTCCCGGATTTCCTTTTTTTGTTATAAGCTTCTTATTAGTCTATAAGCAAATCCTGTTAAATAGAAAAACGGCTGACCAGCAGATGTAA
- a CDS encoding Hsp20/alpha crystallin family protein has product MRNKALVNYLQPNYSPFFFDPNFDDDLSTNFLRDFQESDDAYFTTVDIPGVNASEINIDVEDSYIRITAERKDTYNKRDSSYKKYEYAFSIPKDVDKDSISAHYENGVLNLALNKSKKAESAKKKIAVSTGEKPKFWSKFLNVNKDDSGKVEDSKKTLN; this is encoded by the coding sequence ATGAGAAACAAAGCATTAGTTAACTATTTACAACCCAACTATTCCCCTTTCTTTTTTGATCCAAACTTCGACGATGATCTAAGCACAAACTTCCTGAGAGATTTCCAGGAAAGTGATGACGCTTACTTCACGACTGTTGATATCCCAGGCGTAAACGCCTCCGAGATCAATATTGATGTCGAAGACAGCTACATTCGTATTACTGCCGAAAGAAAAGACACTTATAATAAAAGAGACTCATCCTATAAAAAATATGAGTACGCTTTCAGCATCCCAAAGGATGTAGATAAAGACAGTATTTCAGCACACTATGAAAATGGTGTTTTAAATTTAGCATTAAATAAGAGTAAAAAAGCAGAAAGTGCGAAAAAGAAAATTGCAGTGTCGACAGGTGAAAAACCTAAGTTTTGGTCTAAATTCCTGAACGTTAACAAAGACGATTCAGGTAAGGTTGAGGATTCTAAAAAAACTCTCAACTAA
- a CDS encoding J domain-containing protein, whose amino-acid sequence MIDPYKTLHVEKTASLDEIKKSYRKLAKQYHPDLNPGNKEAEKKFKDISHAFDLIGTAEAKGKFDRGETEDQQRQQYEQYQKAHQGRQSSGGHRYSSSFGEGFEGEDLFESLFGGGRGARGGRSGFSSQGMNFAGEDELYQMEVDFAEAALGGEKVITLPNGKKLQIKIPAGIESGKKLKFKGLGQPGVGTGPAGDVYVQINIKPMEGFTRIDKDIHTEVPISFFEALNGAEIEVPTIDGSVMLKVPAGVSTGSKLRIKHKGAGHGETRGNQIVTLKIVMPKNIDPHMREAIGQLQNQYAYNPRAQA is encoded by the coding sequence ATGATAGATCCATACAAAACTTTGCATGTTGAAAAAACGGCTTCTCTCGATGAGATCAAAAAATCCTATCGCAAACTCGCCAAACAATACCACCCGGATTTAAATCCCGGAAACAAAGAAGCTGAAAAAAAATTCAAAGATATCTCTCACGCTTTTGATTTAATCGGAACAGCAGAGGCCAAAGGAAAATTTGACCGTGGTGAAACCGAAGATCAACAAAGACAGCAGTATGAACAATACCAAAAAGCTCACCAAGGCAGACAGAGCAGCGGCGGCCACCGTTACTCTTCATCTTTTGGTGAAGGATTTGAGGGAGAAGATTTATTTGAAAGCCTCTTTGGTGGTGGACGTGGTGCCCGCGGTGGACGCAGTGGTTTTTCTTCACAGGGAATGAACTTCGCTGGCGAAGATGAACTGTATCAAATGGAAGTTGATTTCGCAGAGGCCGCATTAGGTGGAGAAAAAGTAATCACTCTTCCCAATGGAAAAAAACTGCAGATCAAAATTCCAGCAGGTATCGAAAGCGGGAAAAAATTAAAATTTAAAGGTCTCGGTCAACCTGGTGTAGGTACAGGTCCTGCCGGTGATGTGTATGTTCAGATTAATATTAAACCAATGGAAGGCTTCACTCGCATTGATAAAGATATTCATACTGAAGTGCCCATTAGTTTTTTTGAAGCTCTGAATGGTGCTGAAATTGAAGTTCCAACTATTGATGGATCTGTCATGCTGAAAGTGCCTGCCGGTGTTTCTACCGGATCTAAACTTAGAATTAAACACAAAGGTGCAGGCCACGGTGAAACGCGAGGCAATCAGATTGTCACACTAAAAATTGTCATGCCAAAAAATATCGATCCCCATATGAGAGAGGCCATAGGCCAGCTTCAAAATCAGTATGCCTACAATCCGAGGGCCCAAGCATGA
- a CDS encoding SOUL family heme-binding protein: MSHNSNSDIDIPLSEKVKALPGFFGIHLEEQAPYDILKSDGGIEIRCYRPQTQARVSVHGEYKEAQKEAFNLLAGYIFGDNQIKDKIPMTTPVLMEQKIEHRKEPTKDWIMSFILPQNYLISTAPTPTDKRITLHELPVHLVASISYPGINNEEKVEEYTGILKKWLKKRPWYIPMSAFQTAQFDGPLTIPFFRKNEIHIEVKHLH; this comes from the coding sequence ATGAGTCATAATTCTAATTCTGACATCGATATTCCGTTAAGTGAAAAAGTAAAAGCTCTACCTGGTTTCTTTGGAATCCATCTTGAAGAACAGGCACCATATGATATCTTAAAATCAGATGGCGGTATTGAAATACGTTGTTACAGACCTCAGACTCAGGCAAGAGTGTCAGTGCACGGTGAATACAAAGAAGCTCAAAAAGAGGCCTTTAATTTATTGGCCGGATATATTTTTGGCGACAATCAAATAAAAGATAAAATACCGATGACGACTCCTGTCCTTATGGAACAAAAAATTGAGCATCGTAAAGAACCTACGAAAGACTGGATTATGTCTTTTATACTTCCGCAAAATTATTTGATTAGTACTGCTCCCACACCAACAGATAAGAGGATCACACTTCATGAGCTTCCAGTACATCTAGTGGCCAGTATAAGTTATCCCGGAATCAACAACGAAGAAAAAGTTGAAGAATACACAGGTATTCTAAAAAAATGGCTAAAGAAGAGACCTTGGTACATTCCAATGAGTGCTTTTCAAACAGCACAATTTGACGGGCCACTAACGATTCCATTTTTTAGAAAAAATGAAATTCATATTGAAGTAAAACACCTGCACTAA
- a CDS encoding GNAT family N-acetyltransferase encodes MKIHIAKTPSDLESFYPLLTELRTHLTYENFLDTYHHAHKNDQYELVGFFEEETVIALIGYRVLYDFVRGRHLYIDDLITSETVRSQGIGARILEFAEERAKELKCTGGLRLCAGIENTDGIKFYEKNGWKARALAFVKRI; translated from the coding sequence ATGAAAATCCATATAGCAAAAACACCATCAGATTTAGAAAGTTTTTATCCACTCTTAACTGAGTTAAGAACTCATTTAACGTATGAGAATTTTCTGGATACTTATCATCATGCCCATAAAAATGATCAATATGAATTAGTAGGTTTTTTTGAAGAAGAAACTGTAATCGCTCTTATTGGTTATAGAGTGCTTTATGATTTTGTGAGAGGAAGACACCTGTATATTGATGACTTAATTACTAGTGAAACAGTCAGGTCACAAGGCATTGGTGCAAGGATATTAGAGTTTGCTGAAGAGAGAGCTAAAGAATTAAAATGCACTGGTGGGCTGCGATTATGCGCCGGAATAGAAAACACCGATGGAATTAAATTTTACGAAAAAAATGGATGGAAGGCGAGAGCGCTCGCCTTCGTTAAAAGAATATAG
- a CDS encoding SDR family NAD(P)-dependent oxidoreductase codes for MMSQAQQQQPYTLSSEKPLAVVASNTNADGYKLAKQFAENGYDLIVAAGNPSIVEEAFDFKEYGVDAVSFQLDLSTTEGVEQLYRRIIATGRPVEAMVINTGISKDLTNETELAKKVLKDMADRGRGRILFAGSHKDEDARPACEALQEEAQGTGVTVTALRSGNSEIYFLKKGYEEPNLLH; via the coding sequence ATGATGAGTCAAGCACAACAACAACAGCCTTACACGCTGTCTTCAGAAAAACCACTAGCAGTTGTTGCTAGTAACACGAATGCAGATGGCTATAAACTAGCTAAGCAATTTGCTGAAAACGGATACGACCTTATCGTCGCAGCTGGGAATCCATCGATTGTTGAAGAAGCTTTTGACTTTAAAGAGTATGGGGTTGATGCCGTAAGCTTCCAGTTAGACTTGTCGACAACAGAAGGTGTAGAGCAACTCTACAGAAGAATCATCGCCACAGGACGCCCTGTAGAGGCCATGGTGATCAACACCGGTATTAGTAAAGACTTAACAAATGAAACAGAACTGGCAAAAAAAGTTTTAAAGGATATGGCCGACAGAGGTCGTGGCCGCATTTTATTTGCCGGGTCTCACAAAGACGAAGACGCTCGTCCTGCTTGTGAAGCTTTACAAGAAGAAGCACAAGGAACTGGAGTCACTGTAACTGCACTTCGCTCTGGTAATTCTGAAATTTATTTTCTGAAAAAAGGATATGAAGAGCCAAATTTACTGCACTAA
- a CDS encoding YceI family protein translates to MIHSYKANPDKSTAHFKLHNILIPDVEGDFECLRGKFIYDPENLKSSVIEAYIDVKTISTGKESRDSQFKGEEFFNAKKYPTIVFHSLKFEIQDDLLKVLGNLTVKHITKEVVLNVERPDNIHKRQMSLAASTIINRDEFGLALGRILEVGEVLVGDNIQITMDIQLTKE, encoded by the coding sequence ATGATCCATTCATACAAAGCAAATCCCGATAAAAGCACTGCTCATTTCAAATTACACAACATTCTTATACCCGATGTGGAAGGCGATTTCGAATGTCTTAGGGGAAAGTTCATTTACGATCCTGAAAACCTCAAATCAAGCGTTATAGAGGCCTATATCGACGTTAAAACCATTTCCACTGGAAAAGAGTCCAGAGACTCGCAATTCAAAGGAGAGGAGTTTTTTAACGCTAAAAAATACCCAACAATAGTTTTTCATTCGTTGAAGTTTGAAATTCAAGATGATTTGTTGAAGGTCTTAGGAAATCTCACAGTAAAACACATCACTAAAGAAGTGGTGTTGAATGTGGAGAGGCCAGACAATATCCATAAAAGGCAAATGAGTCTTGCCGCCTCAACAATTATTAACCGTGATGAATTTGGATTAGCATTAGGAAGAATTCTGGAAGTAGGTGAAGTATTGGTTGGTGACAATATTCAGATCACAATGGACATTCAATTAACCAAAGAATAG
- a CDS encoding VOC family protein: MNTTEQSSEVRAIPKGFHAVTPYIIVDEPAKALEFYEKALGAKVIYKMEISPGEIAHAEFKVGDSIIMMAGNSPEMHLTPQRGEYRSVSFMVYVPDVDAAAEKALGAGMKLIKEVRDQFYGDRAGTFEDPFGHIWTLGTHIEDVDPEELRRRAEKVYN; this comes from the coding sequence ATGAACACAACAGAACAATCATCAGAAGTGCGCGCGATTCCTAAAGGCTTTCATGCAGTCACTCCTTATATCATCGTCGATGAACCGGCGAAAGCTTTGGAGTTTTATGAAAAAGCATTAGGAGCAAAAGTTATTTATAAAATGGAAATTTCTCCAGGTGAAATTGCTCACGCTGAATTTAAAGTTGGTGACTCTATCATCATGATGGCCGGCAACAGTCCTGAAATGCACTTGACTCCCCAAAGGGGCGAATACCGTTCAGTAAGTTTTATGGTTTATGTTCCGGATGTGGATGCTGCTGCTGAAAAAGCATTAGGCGCTGGTATGAAGCTTATTAAAGAAGTGCGGGACCAATTCTATGGTGACCGTGCCGGGACTTTTGAAGATCCGTTCGGTCATATCTGGACTCTTGGAACGCACATTGAAGATGTGGACCCTGAAGAATTAAGAAGACGTGCAGAGAAAGTTTATAACTAG
- a CDS encoding endonuclease/exonuclease/phosphatase family protein, whose translation MRIKILSYNIHKGFDWNNRNYGLLEMKNLIKSTGAEIVFLQEVVGKSEVFKEKGLVDSQFEFLADEVWPHFSYAQNALYDHGHHGNLIMSKYPIETYENLNISTNSWEKRGMLVCKIKIPVTAENPIERKLFASCLHLNLFHAGRKKQYQQISNYIEGINREEKDIPFIVAGDFNDWNQKSFETFERILGMKEVHKHANGNFARTFPANVPILCLDRIYVKNLEVINSNVVFYDQHLSDHLPIFCEVDIQ comes from the coding sequence ATGCGCATTAAGATTTTATCTTACAATATTCATAAAGGCTTTGACTGGAATAACCGTAACTACGGCCTTCTGGAGATGAAGAATTTAATTAAGTCCACGGGAGCTGAGATTGTTTTCCTGCAAGAAGTTGTGGGAAAAAGTGAAGTCTTCAAGGAAAAAGGTTTAGTTGATTCGCAGTTTGAATTTTTAGCTGATGAAGTCTGGCCGCATTTTTCTTACGCTCAAAATGCTTTATATGACCACGGCCACCACGGCAATCTGATCATGAGTAAGTACCCTATAGAGACTTATGAGAATCTCAACATTTCGACCAACTCGTGGGAAAAGCGCGGGATGTTGGTGTGCAAGATCAAAATTCCGGTGACTGCCGAAAATCCAATAGAGCGCAAACTCTTTGCCTCTTGCCTGCATTTAAATTTATTTCATGCGGGAAGAAAAAAACAGTATCAACAAATAAGTAACTACATCGAAGGTATAAATCGCGAAGAAAAAGATATCCCCTTTATCGTTGCCGGAGATTTTAATGACTGGAATCAAAAGTCATTTGAAACTTTTGAGCGTATTTTAGGAATGAAAGAAGTGCATAAACATGCCAACGGCAACTTTGCCCGTACCTTTCCTGCGAATGTCCCAATTCTTTGCCTGGATAGAATTTATGTAAAAAACCTGGAGGTCATTAACTCCAACGTTGTTTTTTACGATCAACACCTGTCTGATCACCTCCCGATTTTTTGTGAGGTGGATATTCAATGA
- a CDS encoding MerR family transcriptional regulator, which yields MKLPLRRPLDEVSEISGIPSTVIVHFIEEEWVNPIDQELRMLDEEDVCRILLIHDLQEKFGVNDEAVPVILHLVDQLNFIIDNSHGDSL from the coding sequence ATGAAACTACCACTAAGAAGACCACTTGATGAAGTCTCTGAGATCTCTGGAATCCCCTCTACTGTCATTGTGCATTTTATTGAAGAAGAATGGGTCAATCCCATTGATCAGGAACTCCGGATGCTTGATGAAGAAGATGTTTGCCGCATTCTACTGATTCATGACTTGCAGGAAAAATTCGGCGTCAACGACGAAGCTGTTCCGGTTATATTACATTTAGTCGATCAACTTAATTTTATTATAGATAATTCACATGGAGACTCTTTATGA
- a CDS encoding peroxiredoxin family protein, with protein MNKKNFINTLFFIVAVYALYLKLPSILTHFKYQDQKAPDFTVKMTNGENFNLVTQPKKIVVVFWATWCGPCEIELKRINKMVMERKILPSDVLAISSNEEESIVREKAKRENYLFNIGLDTNGSIANQYQVSATPTIMFIDEKQIVNWMTSGLSPTLEFRITSFLK; from the coding sequence ATGAATAAAAAGAATTTTATAAACACATTATTTTTTATTGTTGCCGTGTATGCACTCTACCTGAAGCTTCCGTCTATTCTTACTCACTTTAAGTACCAGGATCAAAAAGCGCCTGACTTTACAGTGAAGATGACTAACGGTGAAAATTTTAATTTAGTTACACAACCAAAAAAAATCGTCGTCGTTTTTTGGGCCACATGGTGCGGCCCTTGTGAGATTGAACTGAAACGCATCAATAAGATGGTGATGGAGAGAAAAATTCTACCTTCGGATGTTCTGGCGATCTCAAGCAATGAAGAAGAGTCCATCGTAAGAGAAAAGGCCAAGAGGGAAAATTATTTATTTAATATTGGTCTTGATACGAATGGTAGTATTGCCAATCAATACCAAGTTTCTGCCACTCCTACAATTATGTTCATTGATGAAAAACAAATTGTGAATTGGATGACATCTGGATTAAGTCCTACACTAGAGTTTCGCATAACTTCATTTCTAAAATAG
- a CDS encoding bifunctional metallophosphatase/5'-nucleotidase, producing MKMPSLITTILFSISLFATPAYAVRLQILHTNDTHSYLDSSTHNKNVGGAARLKTLIDFYKKQATDIGLKTIVVDSGDFLEGNIYYMAGDGKRSFDVHNEMGYDMGTLGNHDYQMGSEELNKILGDMDLKFDLLVANLKAEKQYDNIRNKVRPYKEIELEGLKIAFLGLTTDEILYKWRLTTGAISNPIDAAQEYEKKLKNRGNDFIIALTHIGVLHDVKLAEKTRYIDLIVGGHSHTSLFQPVYGINKDKGRVPIVQAGMHTEFLGKLVVDMQKGKELRVVSYELVPVNVESLHADPVISEMVKQADTELDVSYGKEWLEEKIAYSDLKPKDEQGARKWAYFITDALREKTGADIAIHAPEMNGSNYPVGDVTRRSIVNSIPRVFEMTQKYGWDIYTTRIKGAWLRLTIDALSYVGQPLTFSGLKMEYERGPLGFKVRHVTINGQKINPFKTYTVAFTEGIIRGAAGIDPRTIAILRNPKNTGFKIWATLEEKLKNLKEPISAICEEGHTTMWPDR from the coding sequence ATGAAAATGCCATCTTTAATCACTACAATCCTTTTTTCAATTTCTCTATTTGCGACTCCTGCTTATGCTGTTCGTCTGCAGATTCTTCATACGAATGACACTCATTCTTATTTAGACAGCAGTACTCATAATAAAAATGTTGGTGGGGCCGCTAGACTAAAAACTCTTATTGATTTTTATAAAAAGCAAGCGACAGATATCGGACTGAAAACCATAGTTGTTGATTCAGGTGACTTCCTGGAAGGTAATATTTATTACATGGCCGGTGATGGTAAGAGATCTTTCGATGTTCATAATGAAATGGGTTACGACATGGGGACTCTTGGAAACCATGACTACCAAATGGGTTCAGAAGAGTTGAATAAAATTCTTGGAGACATGGATTTAAAATTCGACCTTCTAGTGGCCAACCTTAAAGCAGAAAAACAATACGACAACATCAGAAATAAAGTCAGGCCTTATAAAGAAATTGAATTAGAAGGTTTGAAGATCGCTTTCTTAGGTTTAACAACTGATGAAATTTTATATAAGTGGCGCTTAACGACTGGAGCGATTTCAAATCCAATCGATGCTGCTCAGGAATATGAAAAGAAATTAAAAAATAGAGGAAACGATTTTATTATCGCTCTTACTCACATCGGAGTCCTTCATGATGTGAAGCTTGCAGAAAAAACCAGATATATTGACTTAATCGTTGGTGGTCACTCACACACATCACTTTTTCAACCAGTCTACGGAATCAATAAAGATAAAGGTCGTGTACCTATCGTTCAGGCCGGAATGCACACTGAGTTCTTAGGTAAGCTTGTCGTTGACATGCAAAAAGGTAAAGAGCTTAGAGTTGTGAGCTATGAACTTGTTCCCGTTAATGTCGAATCCTTACATGCAGACCCGGTTATTTCTGAAATGGTAAAACAAGCGGACACTGAACTGGATGTGAGTTATGGAAAAGAGTGGTTGGAAGAAAAAATCGCTTACTCTGATCTAAAACCAAAAGATGAGCAGGGAGCACGTAAGTGGGCCTACTTCATTACAGATGCACTAAGAGAAAAAACCGGAGCAGATATCGCGATTCACGCACCAGAGATGAATGGATCAAACTATCCGGTAGGTGATGTGACAAGACGTTCGATCGTAAACTCAATTCCAAGAGTTTTCGAAATGACTCAGAAATATGGTTGGGATATTTACACGACAAGAATTAAGGGAGCATGGCTTAGATTAACAATCGATGCTCTATCATACGTAGGACAACCTTTAACTTTTTCAGGTTTAAAGATGGAGTACGAACGAGGCCCTCTTGGTTTTAAAGTCAGACATGTGACAATCAACGGACAAAAAATAAATCCATTCAAAACATACACAGTCGCTTTCACAGAAGGAATTATTAGAGGGGCAGCGGGGATTGATCCACGTACAATTGCAATTCTTAGAAATCCAAAAAATACTGGTTTTAAAATTTGGGCAACTCTTGAAGAAAAACTCAAGAATCTAAAAGAGCCAATCAGTGCTATTTGTGAAGAAGGCCACACGACTATGTGGCCTGATAGATAA